AACTTCAGCAAATGTGTGCTGAGACAATTCTTCAGTTATCTcgtttcccctttccctttatTCTGAAGCTTAGCTGCATGAGAACAGTCTTTAAGAAACTCTCTCCTTCTAGTGCTTATCTTATCTACTCCAGCACTTTTCTGCCAGGAACTGTTAGGATATAATAGTGTCATACTTCCTTGGCAGCCATGGTTTTTCTCACAAGCAATTTTCGTGGTGTGACCTCCACCAACAATGGTGGCAGTGCAGCAAGAAAGGCAGTATTGTGTGAGTCTTAAAGAGGGGACTTGCTAGAATGACAAATGACACTCATCAACTCCCCTGGCAGTGAACACTTCCAGTTCCATTTCTTAATCTGTAAAAATAAAGCCAGAATATTTATCTAAGGGATTTGAAAAGTCTCCGAAGCATCTGTATAGGAAAAAGAACACCCGGTAGAGAAGGAAGGAGGGGCTAGAATGAGTGAGGGAAACAGGTTAAAAAAAGCCCCTGAGAATAGGGAAAGTGAGCACAGCATTTATAAATGTCTTATTAGCAGGGTTTTCCTTAAATTGTGCTGTTTGGAATTAGAAACTAAAACACTTTTAGTAGAGCTACAAGTGGGATGAAATTAAATGGCCTGTTGCAACTGTCTGTCAAACAGTCTTAATCTTTACCTTTTGGTTTTAAAAGTCATGTGCACCTTCCTCCAGCTGTTGCGAAACTGGGAAGCAAACTACAGGCAGGcaaagggaaagaagggaacGTGTTTGAACGAGCTTTTGATGTATGGAAGAACAAAATGTGGTACTTATGCTCTGTGCTTCCCTGTGTGACTAGGACATAAACCAGGAGGTGTACAACTTTCTATCAACGGCTGGTGCCAAGTATGGAGTGGGATTCTGGAAACCTGGGTCAGGAATCATTCACCAGGTAaagtgtgtgtgtttgaagtCTTTGAGCATGCAGTGAGTCTTTTACTTTAGGGTGGAGAGAGAGCTCAAGTACAAATCTTCAGAGAATTTCAGTGGTTTAGGATAACAGCTTGCTTTGCTCAAGGCAGGCGAGGTTTCTTACTTGCTCTCAGTTATCTTGAcaacagtggggtttttttaaaggttatttTGGTCAAACTGTAACCTGATGTATCATTAGGTAGTGCCAACAGCATGCCATGTGAATCACAAAAGCTTAAAATACCTTAACTGCTTGTGGGCTGGCTCCTCTTATTACAATTGAGACAGTAAGGTGAGGCCATGAAGCTGGCTACATAGGGTTAATGTGAATTGCTTTTGGTGGTAAGGAAGGCAACCTTGGGAACATACTTTTTTAGGATTATTATGTATGCATTTAGTTCTATAAAACCCAGAGGAGTATATGAGGACACAACAGAGCAGCATACTTCAAGTACTTGAGAGTGGCAACACATAAGGAGTTGCTAGGTGAATTTGAATAAAATGCAAAACAGTTTCCAAGTCTGAGATTCTCTTGTCATTACACTTGGATCTAAAAAAGAATATGACAGTCTCAAGATAATTTACCACTTAATgaggctttttggttttttaaaacaaacacttCTGTCAGGATGTCCCTAACTTGCTTGTGGTTGGTTTACTTTGAGGGTCCAGTAGTCATTTTTCATTGTTCCTCTGAGTCTCAGGCAGCAAAAGTTGAAGAGCaacatgaagcaaaaggagtgGAGAGGAGAATGGATGACTGGTAAGCATCCTGTCAGCAGGGAACTTGTGACCAGGTGCAGTCAAGGGCTCTCTGCTAGGTTTTCTTAGCTACAAAATTAGTTACTAAGGTTAACTTAATGTGACGCAACAGATGAACTCTTCAAAAGGTTATGGGAACACCTCAGGTCATTTGTGTTCCAAAACCACTCGTAACATCTGTCACGTGGCATCATAGCTCCCTGCTATGGTTATCAGTCTTCTTGTGACTGACTTTCTCTGGCTGGAGGAAACTGGTCCTCTTGTATAGCTTCAGAGTACAACTGTGCCAAAGTGAGGCCTTGAGAGTGACCTTTCTCACAGAAATACGTTGATGTTGATGTGGCTACAAGAATATAAAGCTGAAAGTTCTGAAAGCAAAGCCTTGGTCTTTTTGTTAAAGGACTGCCTTAGTTCTGTTCAAGCTGTTCTGTGATGCATGTGCTGTGAGTTCTGTGCTTCCCAGAAAGGCTGCTCCTAGTGTTGGTGTGGCACATAAGCAGTGAGAAGTTCATTAGCTTGAGTTCTCTACAGTGTTCTTAGCACAGAAATCTCTTGTTTTTCATTGAAGaatggttttgtggttttgttaatAGTTGAAAAGTCTTGCACAGAACTGGTAGCACCAATAAGGGAAGGGCAGTGTCTTAGTGAGAAGTTCCTCTCTGTAATTGAGTTTTGGCTGGCAGCATGGATTGGAGGAGCCTATTGGTATTCTACTACTATGGGAGCACAAAGGCCATGGAAGGTCTTGCTAGCATTGGATAAGTGAGCTGACTTGCTCAGCTGTTAATTAAGGGTATGGAGATTATGGAACAGACTCTTGAGATCTAACAAAGGTGGCACCTTAGCAAAAGCCTAAactggaaggaaaaagaggagattgttttctaattttttttattatcctgGGATGAGCAAGGATCCTGGGCTGAGACTTGGTACCTTGTTTTGTCATGACATCCTCCACAAGGAGGTTGAAACAAAAGAGAATTTCCAATCCAACCCAAATTCAGTTATTTTCTTGCAACTGAAATCTGCAAATACAAACTGATCTAAACTCttgttcttgttttctttctgctgtctTCCCCCTCCTTTCCCACAAAACAATCAAGCAAAcaatccatttttattttcagatcaTTCTGGAGAACTACTCCTACCCTGGGGTTATGCTGATCGGCACAGATTCACACACCCCCAACGGAGGTGGCTTGGGGGGAATCTGCATTGGTGTGGGTGGAGCTGATGCTGTGGATGTCATGGCAGGAATCCCTTGGGAGCTCAAATGTCCAAAGGTAGGAGCAGAAGGAATATGAAGTGTTGATGCCAAGGGTGAGATACATGATGTGTAAGGAGCATTGATTTTCAAGCACTATGTATATAATGCATCAGATACCATTGCAGTGTGACAGGAATATACCCCACAGCAGAACTATATACTGTTACCTTTCTGACAGGAAGACAGAtgccagtatttttttttccctcgttGATGTTGCTCAGGTTATTGGTGTAAAACTGACTGGCAAGCTCTCAGGCTGGACTTCTCCTAAAGACGTGATCCTGAAAGTGGCTGGCATCCTCACTGTCAAGGGTGGGACGGGCGCCATCATTGAATACCACGGGCCGGGTGTGGATTCAATCTCCTGCACAGGTCAGTCAACACAGATCTCTTATCTGAGTGGATTGTTGGTGGAGCTGGGTGTTGAGCTATCTGTGGAGGCTGGGAAGTGAACCAAACAAGAAGTACTAAATGTTCTCCCTTGGCCTGGCCCGGCAGTTTCTACGTGGCAAACTGGAATAGTGGTGTAACAGGATAGCACTCCCTCTCAGTGAAAAAGTGGCCTCTCTCCATTAAATCTTCTTGTGATTTTGAGAACATGGAGTGGTTAATTGTGAAGAATCCTGTAAGATGGTGTGCCAGGATAAGAATAAGGGTGGGTGTATTCAGTGTAAACTTGGAGGGTGGAGATGTCAGCGATAAAGGAATGACATATTCATTTCAGCCAAAAATAGGCTGTgaatagaaaaaagaaacaggttAATGGGAATATGTGTGTGACAGCTGCTAAACAAAGAGCAGAAGTTCTGAGACCAGAAAGCAGTTTGTAACACGCGGTTTATACTAGCTAATTGTGGATCTTGGGTGCTGAATTGGAACTAGCAAAAATTGTAGTTCTCTGTAATATGCTAGTTAGGAACCAAATTACAAGAAATGTGTCTTCCTTTAGCTTGAAGTGCAGTCTTCAAGCTGGACTTCTCCTCTCAAGTTGCATGACTTGGCTACAACTTAGAATACTTGGTTTACAGACTGAAAgcaatttgggatttttcttctaTGAAATCAGACTAATTTTATATCTGCTTCGAGCTTGTTAAATGTAAAACAGGAGCTTCTACAGCTTCATTGCTGTGTCCTTGAAAGGGATGGTTGATCCCAGTGCTGTGAGCaaatatttgggatttttttattgtgttCTATCACTGGAAGCATTTTATTCAGCCCATTAAATTTCTCACAAATGTCTGGCTCCTCCAGTGAAGACAAATGAGATGGtagggagggacaggacactcATTGCAGGTAGCATAGTGCTACTGCTCACTACTGTAAATTATTTCATGCTCAGTGCAAACAGGAGTTCCTTGTTATATCAATATCTGCAGGTATCAGTGTAACTTTTGGCTCATTCCATTCACAAGAGTCTGGTCACAGGCACTGTATTGATCAGAAACATAGGGGGCTGACCCAGCCATTGTGTTGTCAGTGTCCTCTCAGCTGTGGCTTTAGGTTTCTGTGGCTGATGCCCTGATCTCTCTTAGCTTTACTGTCTTTTGCATATACTGACTTTTGGAGAATTGCATGGCCTTGGATTTTCTCATTTGACCCCGTGGTCTCTTCTCTCACTTCTCTAGGAATGGCAACGATCTGTAATATGGGGGCTGAAATCGGAGCTACCACATCGATCTTCCCTTACAATGAACGCATGAAGAAATACTTGGGCAAGACTGGGCGATCTGGTAAGAGGATCTGGGGATTGAAGTGGGTAGAAATATGGGTTCAAGTGAAGATGTATTCTGGGAGCAGTATTCTCCTATGGTGTTGTCCGATGAGATTTTTGACCTTGTGTGGTCCTGTAGGTCATCTGTTAAAAGTGGGGAGTCTGTAGATGAAGTGACTGGCGAATTAGATGGTTGACCCCCCTGTGTTTAGTTATTctagacttttttttctccctcataTTTGCTGCACTTTTCAgatcttccttctttcttatTCCAGATATAGCTGCACTAGCAGATGAATTCAAGCAACACTTGGTACCAGATTCTGGTTGTCAGTATGACCAGGTGATAGAGATCAACCTCAGTGAGGTAATGCTTCATTTCTTCTTGCCATCTTGAATGCTGTGACATGAATCTGCTTTGTGTGACTGAAGACCAAGCTGGGAGTTTGATGCAACACCCCTGGTGCTGTGCTAGAACATGTAAAATACATCCAGGTCTGCTTCACTGACAGCTTGTGCTCCAGTTTTCATGTAGGAGAATCTTAGTTAAACAACTTCCACATAGAGCTGTGAAAGGAATTGatttgctgctgtgttttggggttATTCTTTGTTACTGTGATTTCTGACTTTGTCACTGTTTCTTAAAGCTGAAACCGCATATCAATGGACCTTTCACACCAGACCTGGCGCACCCTGTGTCAGATATTGGTGCTGTGGCAGAAAAGGAGGGCTGGCCTGTTGATATCAGAGTTGGTGGGTAGCATTTGCTCTTTCCTCTGCCTTCATACTTGTGGCATAAATGTTGTCTTGGGATAAGCTGTTGGTCATATAGCTTGGGATACAGttttttcactgctgctgtctgtCCTTTGACTTTGGTGCAGTGTCATCTGTTCATGGTGATAtgaattttctgggaaaagtGGTGACCACATGTGCCAAGTGTGTAAGATGAGATCCAGGATAATAGAAGGGATTTTAATCTCAAGAGGTAGACCAGGtttcttccatttttgaaaCATTCCAGTGTTTGGATTGACAGGAATATTACTCATTGAagattgtttttattaaaaggCTGTGGTATGGATTTACCTGTTGCAGAGAGTTGTGAGGAGCATGATTGGCAGCACTCCCAGCAGTTGGCTGTTGAACTCTTGGGACCTAGTAAAGTTAGTACTTGCTGTCCTAAAAAGCAGGCTTGGAAATTTATATATTTGCTTTTGGGATGGTAACTTGTGGGCTGACTTCTCAACTATTGCTCATGGAGTGGAGGAAGGAATGAAAAGAATGGAAATACATTGTAAAGCCATGTCCCAGGTGGGAGGTGTATTATATTATAGTGTTACAAATAGGATAAAGTTACAGCAGCTGTAActgagagagaatttttttttgctgcttagCACCAGAATGTTGTCAGGATGGTACAGCATGTCCTTGTGTGGACTTCATAGTATACCGaagatgttttcttttcatcatTTCCTCCATTTCTTGCCATCTTGATTTAAAGCCTTTTCTGTCTTTGTGGAAGAATACCTCTCTTTGGTTATTTGCTTAACCAAAGTGCAAGTAGGTGACACTCAGGTCTTGTAAAACATTAACCTAGTCAGATTAGACTAGTGACTGAGTAGTGTGTTCCGACTGCAACCTCCAGAGCTGGACAAGGGACTGCCTGTGACTACAATATATTGCTGGGAGGCTTGGCAGTGTTGGTACCTGAAACCCCTTGAGATTCCTTATCAACAGAAAAGGTGGTTCTCACTTGTTCGTTCTTCTGGGAGAGGGGTCAGGGAGAATCTTCCAAGTACCAGGGCTGCAGTAACCACCACCCTGTTTCTGTCAAACACCACAGGCTTGATTGGCAGCTGCACCAACTCCAGCTATGAGGACATGGGACGTTCTGCAGCAGTGGCAAAACAGGCGCTTGCGCATGGATTGAAGTGCAAATCCAAGTTCACAATCACACCAGGGTCAGAGCAGATCCGTGCCACCATTGAAAGAGACGGTTATGTGAGTATGGCTGCTCTTTGCACTTCCAAACAGAAAGGGTTAAATTCTTCAGGACAGTACTTGGGGGGCTGAGTTAATTGAACTCTATCTTCACTTATTGCTGGAGGTGCAATTACTGATGTAGTAACTGGTTTTGTGCTACTGTGCCTGTGGGTCCTGCCATCATCTTGACAGTGTTTGGACCTGATATCTTTACTACGTGGGTATGTAAAAACAGGAATAGAACTGAACAAGGCTGAGGCAGTTGTCAGGAACTGGGGCCCTGAGAAGATAACAGTCTACATAGCAAGGGATAGCTCATGCTCCTGGGATTCTGTAAATGGCCATGGCTGACAAAAGGCTGCACTTTTATCCCAATATAGAAAGAGAACAGGCCCTTTTGTTGGAAGGTGGTTCCCAATTTAGACCAAACTTATGGCAAAACTCATATTGGCTTAAAAGGAATGTTTCTGCTGAGGCACCATTACctactttcttccttttttctgtgcagaaaaTGTTGTTTTAATTAGCTTTACTATTTAGCAAATTTTAGATGCTGTCATAGTGTGAGGACCATGTCTTTACATATGGATATGTCCAGCCAATGTTTGATGGCTCTTCCAACCAAGTCTTACCTTTCAAGTCATACCTTCCCTTACCAGTTGCCCCCTTAATTGAGTTGCTTGCTGAGTAGACTGAGCAGGCACACATACTTGCCTGCACTGTGTCCAGTTCTCTTCTTACATGGACTGGAAGTCTATAGAGTATTATTCAGACCAGGCACTGCCCTTCAGTCAAATGTCTGTAAGTAGCTGGATTGCTCAAGTTGAAACAGGTAGAGAATGGGAACATCATGGCAAGTCATCCTGTGCTCTGCCCTAGTGTTAACTTACAGTGTTGCTGGGTTCAAACCCCATGTATTGATAAAAGTGACTCAAAACTGAAACAAGGAAGGGAATTTTCTCAGGTTTGGTGCTTCCTGTTAGTGTCTTCTTCCCCCAAAAGAGCAACCCCAGAAACTCATTCAAGGCATTCTATGGTAACAAAGTTGTTTTCTGCCCCCAGGCAAAAGTCCTGCGAGAAGTTGGAGGGCTGGTTCTTGCTAATGCTTGTGGGCCATGCATCGGCCAGTGGGACAGGTAAAATGAAAGATGGACCTCACTCTAGCTTTGTATATTTTAGCTCCCAAAATGCTCTGTGAAGCCTGATTTGATTGTAAATACAACACACTGGTAATTAAATGTCTAAAAACCAACTGGCCATAACTGTCTGATATGTACTAGAGGAGGCAAAAAGGAGGACTACAGATTTATATTGAGCCTTTAGGTGAATAAAGCTGCAGAATGGACACACATTCTGGAGGCTTTTTGTGGAAGCCAAAGAATGGGGAGAAAGATTCGTTGTCTGTGAGAGGGTGGATTGATTCCTTTTAAAATAGGAAAAGTGAATTGGTCCAACTTCAGTCATTGGAGTGGCAGAGAGAATAATTCCCAATAGAAGGGATGGGAGGCACATTTTTATGTTGCTTTATCACAGCTGACCATGGGATATCCAAAGGCAATGTGCTTAGTTGATTATTGTTTAGACAGTTCAACAGTGAACAGCATGAGCTGTGAAAACTACTGTAAGAATCAGTGTTTGACTTGGGTTTGCATTCATTCATTTTGGGTCTGTGCTTAAGGGAGGAAAACATGTACAGGCACCAGCTCGTGTTTCTAAGATAGTGACTGCTGCCCAAACCAAGCTGCAGGATTCTAGCAGTGAGACATCTAGAAGCAGTATTCCATTTGGATCTGGTGAGCATGTTTGCTTCTTTCACAGGAAGGACAtcaagaaaggagagaaaaatacaaTAGTTACGTCCTACAACCGGAATTTCACGGGTCGCAATGATGCCAATCCAGAGACTCACGCATTTGTGACTTCTCCAGAGGTAAGAAACAGCCAGAGGAGGGGCTGTGGAATAGTTCAGGGCACCTGCAGAAGAGGCCCAGTGTACCTCGTTTAGTGGCTTTTGGCTGGTGGCTTTGAGACTTAGATGTAGAACTTCCAGGTGAAGTGATGGGAGGGAGAATATGCCtttaaatttgtctttttttttttttttttttttttcagattgtCACAGCCCTGTCCATTGCTGGCACTCTAAAATTTAACCCTGAGACAGATTACCTGACAGGAGCAGATGGGAAGAAGTTTAAACTAGAGGCACCTGATGCAGATGAGCTGCCCAAGCTGGTAACTGCTCTGTCTGGGGGCAGAGGGAAAGAAGACCTGACACTAGCATTGTTTTCTTTATACTGAGGGAACTTACAGGCACTCACCTCTTTCTTGACACATGGTGGTAGAGCTAGAATGGGTGCAGTTGCCTGTATTGGCTTGTTCTTCACATGCTGTTGGGGATGGCTGAGGCTGatgattttcctttcttctttggAAGGAGTTTGACCCAGGCCAGGACACCTATCAGTACCCTCCCAAGGATGGCAGTGGGCAGCATGTGGATGTGAGCCCCACCAGCCAGCGTCTCCAGCTTCTTGAGCCCTTTGATAAGTGGGATGGCAAAGATCTAGAAGATATGCTGATCCTCATCAAGGTCAGGAACAAAGTGGGGGAGCATCAGTTATGACAGGTCTGCCTGAACAGGGGTTTGCACAGCAACTGCTAGAAGCTTTGGATGTGCCTTTGAGATACTTAATTCCCTCCCCTACAACCATGTTGTTACAGAAAGGGAAGCAAGGGGTCTTTCTTTCATCCAGGTGTTTCCTTCTGATACTTCTTTCTGTTCTAAGTGACTTTTCTCTTTTGGGCTAGTGGTTTGCTAATAGCGTAAAAAAGCAAGCTTGTTATAGCATGTAATATGATCCTGCCCAAACCA
This portion of the Anomalospiza imberbis isolate Cuckoo-Finch-1a 21T00152 chromosome 5, ASM3175350v1, whole genome shotgun sequence genome encodes:
- the ACO2 gene encoding aconitate hydratase, mitochondrial, giving the protein MAPYCVLAARLRHALNSGVRRYHVAPVLCQRAKVAMSHFEPNEYINYEKLEKNINIVRKRLDRPLTLSEKIVYGHLDDPAKQEIERGKTYLRLRPDRVAMQDATAQMAMLQFISSGLPKVAVPSTIHCDHLIEAQSGGEKDLQRAKDINQEVYNFLSTAGAKYGVGFWKPGSGIIHQIILENYSYPGVMLIGTDSHTPNGGGLGGICIGVGGADAVDVMAGIPWELKCPKVIGVKLTGKLSGWTSPKDVILKVAGILTVKGGTGAIIEYHGPGVDSISCTGMATICNMGAEIGATTSIFPYNERMKKYLGKTGRSDIAALADEFKQHLVPDSGCQYDQVIEINLSELKPHINGPFTPDLAHPVSDIGAVAEKEGWPVDIRVGLIGSCTNSSYEDMGRSAAVAKQALAHGLKCKSKFTITPGSEQIRATIERDGYAKVLREVGGLVLANACGPCIGQWDRKDIKKGEKNTIVTSYNRNFTGRNDANPETHAFVTSPEIVTALSIAGTLKFNPETDYLTGADGKKFKLEAPDADELPKLEFDPGQDTYQYPPKDGSGQHVDVSPTSQRLQLLEPFDKWDGKDLEDMLILIKVKGKCTTDHISAAGPWLKFRGHLDNISNNLLIGAINIENGKANSVRNALTQEFGPVPDTARYYKKMGIKWAVVGDENYGEGSSREHAALEPRHLGGRVIITKSFARIHETNLKKQGLLPLTFADPADYNKIHPVDKLSIVGLKDFAPGKPLKCIIKHPNGSQETIMLNHTFNESQIEWFQAGSALNRMKELQQKSS